In Myxococcus stipitatus, the following are encoded in one genomic region:
- a CDS encoding phytanoyl-CoA dioxygenase family protein — MLALRIHLDDCGEENGPVRVLPGTHLQGRLTEADIDDRKSRIAPVTCLARRGDVLAFHPLLLHASSPATRPGHRRVLHLEFAAATLPGGLEWRWKA, encoded by the coding sequence ATGTTGGCCCTGCGAATCCACCTCGATGACTGCGGCGAGGAGAACGGGCCCGTCCGAGTCCTCCCCGGCACACATCTCCAAGGCCGGCTCACCGAAGCGGACATCGACGACAGGAAGTCACGCATCGCCCCTGTGACGTGCCTCGCGCGCCGGGGCGATGTGCTCGCATTCCATCCCCTGCTCCTTCACGCCTCCTCTCCTGCGACGAGGCCCGGCCACCGGCGGGTGCTTCATCTGGAGTTCGCCGCCGCGACACTGCCCGGTGGGCTCGAGTGGCGGTGGAAGGCCTGA
- a CDS encoding aldo/keto reductase — translation MEYRRLGASGLQVPVLSFGAGTFGGQGPLFSAWGDTGVSEARRLVDLCLEAGVTMFDTADVYSNGASEEVLGAAIKGRREQVLISTKASLPTGDGPQDAGSSRARLIRATEAALRRLGTDYIDLFQLHAFDAGTPIEEVLSTLDELVRQGKIRYLGVSNFAGWQLMKSLAISDRHGYPRYVAHQAYYSLVGRDYEWELMPLAADQKVSALVWSPLGWGRLTGKVRRGQPLPKESRLHQTADLSPVVDDEHLYRVVDVLDDIAQETGKSVPQIALNWLTTRPTVGSVIIGARNEAQLRDNLGAVGWSLTKEQLARLEAVSFQTPPYPYTPYYHLDGFTRLNPPLLPRPKAVTP, via the coding sequence ATGGAGTATCGACGTCTGGGGGCCTCGGGGCTCCAGGTGCCTGTCCTCAGCTTCGGGGCCGGCACGTTCGGTGGTCAGGGTCCTCTGTTCAGCGCCTGGGGCGACACGGGCGTGAGTGAAGCGCGGCGGCTGGTCGACCTCTGTCTCGAGGCCGGTGTGACGATGTTCGACACGGCCGATGTCTACTCGAATGGCGCATCCGAAGAGGTGCTCGGCGCGGCCATCAAGGGACGGCGGGAGCAGGTCCTCATCTCCACGAAGGCCTCACTGCCCACGGGGGATGGGCCCCAGGACGCGGGCTCTTCCCGGGCCCGGCTCATCCGCGCGACGGAGGCGGCGCTGCGGCGGCTCGGCACGGACTACATCGACCTCTTCCAACTGCACGCCTTCGACGCGGGCACGCCCATCGAGGAGGTGCTCTCGACGTTGGACGAGCTCGTGCGGCAGGGAAAGATTCGCTACCTCGGGGTGTCCAACTTCGCCGGCTGGCAGCTCATGAAGTCGCTGGCCATCTCCGACCGCCATGGCTATCCGCGCTACGTCGCCCACCAGGCCTACTACTCGCTCGTGGGGCGCGACTACGAATGGGAGCTCATGCCCCTGGCCGCCGACCAGAAGGTCAGCGCGCTGGTCTGGAGTCCGCTCGGCTGGGGACGGCTCACGGGCAAGGTGCGGCGAGGCCAGCCGCTCCCCAAGGAGAGCCGTCTGCACCAGACCGCGGACCTGAGCCCCGTCGTCGATGACGAGCACCTCTACCGCGTCGTCGACGTGCTCGATGACATCGCCCAGGAGACGGGCAAGAGCGTCCCGCAAATCGCGCTGAACTGGCTCACGACGCGTCCGACCGTCGGCAGCGTCATCATCGGCGCGCGCAACGAAGCGCAGCTCCGCGACAACCTGGGCGCCGTGGGGTGGTCGCTCACGAAGGAGCAGCTCGCGAGGCTGGAGGCCGTGAGCTTCCAGACGCCCCCCTACCCCTACACGCCGTACTACCACCTCGACGGCTTCACGCGGCTCAACCCGCCGCTCCTGCCGCGTCCGAAGGCCGTGACGCCGTAG
- a CDS encoding invertase recombinase-like protein, whose protein sequence is MTLFRMCLTSLLVLLVACGDSEPGETPDAGQTPRDAGNERPDSGSDRPDAGGETPDSGGETPDAGGETPDSGGETPDAGGETPDSGGETPDGGGGTPDAGGETPDGGSGNPDAGGGPVSVIGNWGFEEWPGALPAQWFGSTSNIAASDVQKVTSHAFEGVNAARLVNPSGTHKRFTTQAKTMLAGRYVCTYQARGEGEVRNAFYGTDYSSYSSYTTVSPDAWKQVSYSFNVATDIFDTFELIFSVRNTTGGHVVIDDVRCTRTPEPCDQVTCESWERCVNPAATCQPLSGRCNSATDCSEWQTCDAENRCVVAENRCTRHADCAGTPQTPFCNTSAHQCVEGNPCAGVTCSNPATTCNPTSGVCELAAGACFTTYDCQGELPACDPATRRCVAASHPANIIPNGGFEFWDTYSIPYQGDHYIPVSWYGMDNGITDPGTEIKASRLVPYTTAVHGGTTALQFVVPIQIAERFSSEKFNVASGNYSCSYRVRGHGSIRHRIYSSAGWSKQTDFLVVDSNEWQPVFFKFTGNVRDWRLFFYPSRSVADRDHLQVDDVVCTMD, encoded by the coding sequence TTGACGTTGTTTCGGATGTGTCTGACTTCGCTGCTGGTCTTGTTGGTCGCATGCGGCGATTCAGAGCCGGGTGAGACGCCCGACGCTGGACAGACTCCGCGGGATGCGGGGAACGAGAGGCCAGACTCGGGCTCCGACAGGCCGGACGCGGGGGGCGAGACGCCGGACTCAGGTGGAGAGACGCCGGACGCGGGAGGCGAGACGCCGGATTCAGGCGGAGAGACGCCGGACGCGGGAGGCGAGACGCCGGATTCAGGCGGAGAGACGCCGGATGGTGGGGGCGGGACGCCGGACGCGGGTGGGGAGACGCCGGATGGGGGTTCGGGGAACCCCGACGCGGGCGGAGGGCCGGTGAGTGTCATCGGCAACTGGGGCTTCGAGGAGTGGCCGGGTGCGCTTCCGGCGCAGTGGTTCGGGAGCACGTCGAACATCGCCGCCAGTGACGTGCAGAAGGTGACGTCGCATGCGTTCGAGGGAGTGAACGCGGCCCGGCTGGTCAACCCGTCGGGAACGCACAAGCGCTTCACCACGCAGGCGAAGACGATGCTCGCGGGGCGCTACGTCTGTACGTACCAGGCACGAGGCGAGGGTGAGGTGCGCAACGCCTTCTACGGCACCGACTACTCCAGCTATTCGTCCTACACCACGGTTAGCCCCGACGCGTGGAAGCAGGTGTCGTACTCGTTCAACGTCGCCACGGATATCTTCGACACGTTCGAGCTCATCTTCAGCGTGCGGAACACCACGGGTGGGCACGTGGTCATCGACGACGTGCGCTGCACGCGTACCCCCGAGCCGTGTGACCAGGTCACCTGTGAGTCCTGGGAGCGGTGCGTGAATCCGGCCGCGACGTGCCAGCCGCTTTCTGGCCGCTGCAACAGCGCCACGGACTGCAGCGAGTGGCAGACCTGTGACGCCGAGAACCGGTGTGTGGTCGCCGAGAACCGCTGCACCCGTCACGCGGACTGCGCGGGGACTCCGCAGACGCCGTTCTGCAACACGAGCGCGCACCAGTGTGTGGAGGGCAACCCGTGTGCGGGTGTGACGTGCAGCAATCCGGCGACGACGTGCAACCCCACGAGCGGCGTGTGTGAGCTGGCCGCTGGCGCGTGCTTCACGACGTACGACTGCCAGGGGGAGCTGCCGGCGTGTGACCCCGCGACGCGTCGCTGTGTGGCCGCGAGCCACCCGGCGAACATCATCCCCAACGGTGGGTTCGAGTTCTGGGACACGTACTCGATTCCGTATCAGGGGGATCACTACATCCCGGTCTCCTGGTACGGCATGGACAACGGCATCACGGACCCTGGGACGGAGATCAAGGCATCGCGGCTGGTGCCGTACACGACCGCGGTGCACGGTGGAACGACGGCGTTGCAGTTCGTGGTGCCCATCCAGATCGCCGAGCGTTTCTCTTCCGAGAAGTTCAACGTGGCGAGCGGCAACTACTCCTGCTCGTACCGGGTGAGGGGCCACGGCAGCATCCGCCACCGCATCTACTCGAGCGCGGGCTGGAGCAAGCAGACGGACTTCCTCGTCGTCGACAGCAACGAGTGGCAGCCGGTGTTCTTCAAGTTCACGGGCAACGTGCGTGACTGGCGGCTGTTCTTCTATCCGAGCCGCAGCGTGGCGGACCGCGACCACCTGCAGGTCGACGACGTCGTCTGCACGATGGACTGA
- a CDS encoding LysR family transcriptional regulator, with translation MKRAHLDEILVFMSVVDAGSFVGGGRGVGLTRSAAGKALARLESRLGVRLLHRTTRQVSLTDDGRVFHEHCLQVLSALEDAEASVGRHTGTPQGVLRLTVPGAFGRLLVLPLLDEYLRAWPEVQVEVSFTDRVVDLIEEGFDLAVRIHAASADTRLVSRLVARHRVFVCAAPSYLRARGEPTTLEELAEHDCLLFSSQTRRQRWRLREKGGDWVSVEGRSRLRLDSGEAIRDAAVAGLGLAWLPGFLVDEDLEHGRLKAVLPSCESEAVPIMALYPSKRFLPAKVRRFIDLMVERWGTEPR, from the coding sequence ATGAAACGCGCCCACCTGGATGAGATTCTCGTCTTCATGTCCGTCGTGGACGCGGGCAGCTTCGTGGGAGGCGGCCGTGGCGTGGGTCTGACACGCTCGGCGGCGGGGAAGGCCCTGGCCCGGTTGGAGTCGCGGCTTGGGGTGCGCCTGCTCCATCGCACCACGCGGCAGGTGAGCCTCACCGACGATGGCCGCGTCTTCCATGAGCACTGCTTGCAGGTGCTCTCGGCGCTCGAGGACGCGGAGGCCAGCGTCGGGCGGCACACGGGGACGCCCCAGGGCGTCCTGCGGCTCACGGTGCCTGGTGCCTTCGGACGGCTGCTCGTCCTGCCGTTGTTGGATGAGTACCTGCGGGCGTGGCCCGAGGTTCAGGTCGAGGTGAGCTTCACGGACCGGGTCGTGGACCTCATCGAGGAGGGGTTCGACCTGGCCGTGCGCATCCATGCCGCCAGTGCCGACACGCGTCTGGTGTCCCGGCTCGTGGCGCGGCATCGCGTGTTCGTCTGTGCCGCGCCGTCATATCTCCGAGCGCGTGGTGAGCCCACGACGCTGGAGGAGCTCGCGGAGCATGACTGTCTGCTCTTCAGCAGCCAGACGCGGCGGCAGCGCTGGCGGCTGCGCGAGAAGGGCGGCGACTGGGTGAGCGTGGAGGGGCGGAGCCGGCTGCGGCTCGACAGTGGCGAGGCGATTCGAGACGCCGCGGTCGCGGGACTGGGGCTCGCATGGCTTCCAGGCTTCCTGGTCGACGAGGACCTGGAGCACGGCCGGCTCAAGGCCGTGTTGCCCTCGTGTGAATCAGAGGCCGTGCCCATCATGGCCCTCTACCCGAGCAAGCGCTTCCTCCCCGCGAAGGTGCGGCGATTCATCGACTTGATGGTCGAGCGATGGGGCACGGAGCCACGCTAG
- a CDS encoding RNA polymerase sigma factor, giving the protein MSTPTQDLTNLSGDVKSSWHRFLDVFEPMRPELYRYCRYLTRSPWAAEDLAQDTLARAFVTLGTLFHEVPNPRGWLFRMASNLWIDRARRSRHEEARVLEPHMPPAPQVDAREPREAAGTLFVQLSPQERAAVVLKDVFGLSLEEIADALSTTVGAVKAALHRGRGRLADPEDASSRTVAPGVLDAFCDAFNARDLDRLTALLLDNAVVEIVGVVTEYGTEAPADPRTGSFAGTLAPITYDERGGVPPELLEGYLATSPWCSVHAYRDTHLLLFWYEHVDGPKVRTVMTVDVEGDSILRVRNYFFTPDVIREVCEELQVPYRVNGYRYWPTRH; this is encoded by the coding sequence ATGAGCACTCCGACCCAGGACCTGACGAATCTCAGCGGCGACGTGAAGTCCTCATGGCACCGGTTCCTGGACGTCTTCGAACCGATGCGTCCGGAACTCTACAGGTACTGCCGATACCTGACGCGCAGTCCATGGGCCGCGGAGGACCTGGCGCAGGACACGCTGGCACGTGCGTTCGTGACGCTGGGCACCTTGTTCCATGAGGTCCCCAATCCTCGAGGGTGGCTGTTCCGCATGGCCTCCAACCTCTGGATTGACCGGGCGCGGCGCTCTCGCCATGAAGAGGCCCGCGTGCTCGAGCCGCACATGCCTCCAGCGCCGCAGGTGGACGCGCGCGAGCCTCGGGAGGCCGCGGGCACGCTGTTCGTCCAGCTGTCACCGCAGGAGCGCGCGGCGGTGGTGCTCAAGGACGTCTTCGGGCTGTCGCTCGAGGAGATTGCGGACGCGCTCTCCACGACGGTGGGCGCGGTGAAGGCGGCCCTCCACCGAGGTCGCGGCCGGCTCGCGGACCCCGAGGATGCTTCCTCGCGCACGGTGGCTCCTGGCGTGCTGGACGCCTTCTGCGACGCGTTCAATGCGCGCGACCTGGACCGGCTCACGGCGCTGCTGCTCGACAACGCGGTGGTGGAGATTGTCGGGGTCGTCACCGAGTACGGGACGGAGGCTCCCGCGGACCCGCGCACGGGCTCCTTCGCTGGGACACTCGCGCCCATCACGTACGACGAGCGCGGCGGTGTTCCTCCCGAGCTGCTGGAGGGCTATCTGGCCACGAGCCCGTGGTGCTCGGTCCATGCGTACCGCGACACGCATCTGCTCCTGTTCTGGTACGAGCACGTCGACGGGCCCAAGGTCCGCACCGTGATGACCGTGGACGTGGAGGGCGACTCCATCCTCCGCGTGCGCAACTACTTCTTCACGCCCGATGTCATCCGGGAAGTGTGTGAGGAGCTTCAGGTTCCCTACCGGGTCAACGGCTATCGCTATTGGCCCACCCGGCACTGA
- a CDS encoding VOC family protein: MAIKSATPYLVFGGKAEEAIAFYGSALGAKVQTLQRFGDMQNDCPESMKNWVMHAVLQFDSGAVIMLSDGSPEDKPTPGSSTHVALDIDSGAQGRAAFEALAKGGAVIQPLIEAPWGALFGSLQDRFGIRWMFNSAKT, translated from the coding sequence ATGGCGATCAAGAGCGCGACCCCGTACCTGGTTTTCGGCGGCAAGGCGGAGGAGGCGATTGCCTTCTACGGCAGTGCGCTTGGGGCGAAGGTGCAGACGCTTCAGCGCTTCGGGGACATGCAGAATGATTGTCCCGAGAGCATGAAGAACTGGGTGATGCACGCGGTGCTGCAGTTCGACAGCGGCGCCGTCATCATGCTCAGCGACGGCTCTCCGGAGGACAAGCCGACCCCGGGCAGCTCCACGCATGTCGCGCTCGACATCGACAGCGGGGCGCAGGGCCGCGCGGCCTTCGAGGCCCTCGCGAAGGGGGGAGCGGTGATCCAGCCCCTCATCGAAGCGCCCTGGGGCGCGCTCTTCGGTTCGCTCCAGGACCGCTTCGGCATCCGCTGGATGTTCAACTCGGCGAAGACCTAG
- a CDS encoding dihydrofolate reductase family protein has protein sequence MFVSLIVSLDGYIEGPNHELDWFLDGDPQFEQYCDEMLDSVGGALYGRRSYELMVRYWPDAETTARTARDRSFAGKMNALPKVVLSRTLEHASWRNTRIVRDDVLETLTALKREPGKPLVAWAGAGLVGTLARLGLVDEYRLIVHPVLLGGGTPWFRDIPGTHTLNHVRTTQLGKSLTVLCYEPVRP, from the coding sequence TTGTTCGTCTCCCTGATTGTGTCCCTCGATGGCTACATCGAAGGGCCGAACCATGAGCTCGACTGGTTCCTCGATGGAGACCCGCAGTTCGAGCAGTACTGCGATGAAATGCTCGACTCCGTCGGGGGCGCGCTCTACGGGCGGCGCTCGTATGAGCTGATGGTCCGCTACTGGCCGGACGCCGAGACGACCGCCCGGACGGCGCGTGACCGCTCTTTCGCCGGCAAGATGAACGCGCTGCCCAAGGTCGTTCTCTCGCGGACGCTGGAACACGCGAGCTGGCGGAACACACGCATCGTGAGAGACGACGTGCTGGAGACCCTCACCGCGCTCAAGCGCGAGCCGGGAAAGCCACTCGTTGCCTGGGCGGGGGCGGGCCTCGTCGGAACCCTGGCCCGGTTGGGCCTGGTGGATGAGTACCGGCTCATCGTGCACCCCGTGCTGCTGGGCGGCGGGACGCCGTGGTTCCGGGACATCCCTGGGACACACACGCTGAACCACGTGCGCACCACGCAGCTCGGAAAGAGCCTCACGGTGCTGTGTTATGAGCCGGTCCGCCCATGA
- the gcvA gene encoding transcriptional regulator GcvA, with amino-acid sequence MRDLPPLSALRAFEAAARHLSFKKAADELAVTPTAISHQVRQLEEWLGQQLFERHVRRVALTREGRELFPSLREGFDLMMRGIDALRAPPAQEVLTLTSTVAFTSKWLVPRVPAFRAACPGLDLRLHASDDAVDLRSGGVDLAIRYGRGVHAGLRSEVLFQDRFAPVCSPRLGVSGLEDLGRHPLIHFEWRRVEEATPTWSRWFASAERKYQAPSGELRFSDESHAIQAAIAGQGIALVSLVLVAEELASGALVRPFGPELEGFAYHLVHLDTPRHTERLGPVRQWLLAEAKALEARAQGVRRTVSKRTRRR; translated from the coding sequence ATGAGGGACCTCCCACCGTTGTCGGCGCTCCGGGCCTTCGAGGCGGCCGCGCGGCATCTGAGCTTCAAGAAGGCAGCGGATGAGCTCGCGGTGACGCCCACGGCCATCAGCCATCAGGTGCGTCAGTTGGAGGAGTGGCTGGGGCAACAGCTCTTCGAGCGACACGTCCGCCGCGTGGCGCTGACGAGGGAGGGGAGGGAGCTCTTCCCGTCATTGAGGGAGGGCTTCGACCTCATGATGCGAGGCATCGACGCGCTCAGGGCGCCGCCTGCCCAGGAGGTCCTCACGCTGACGTCCACGGTCGCCTTCACGTCGAAGTGGCTGGTGCCGCGCGTGCCCGCATTCCGGGCCGCGTGTCCCGGCTTGGACCTGCGGCTTCACGCCTCCGATGACGCCGTGGACTTGCGCTCGGGAGGTGTGGACCTGGCCATCCGCTATGGCCGGGGAGTGCACGCGGGCCTGCGCTCGGAGGTGCTGTTCCAGGACCGCTTCGCGCCTGTGTGCAGTCCGCGATTGGGGGTGAGCGGCCTGGAGGACCTGGGCCGGCATCCGCTCATCCACTTCGAGTGGCGTCGAGTCGAGGAGGCGACGCCGACCTGGAGTCGGTGGTTCGCGAGCGCGGAGAGGAAGTACCAGGCTCCGAGTGGCGAGCTGCGCTTCTCCGACGAGTCGCACGCCATCCAGGCTGCCATCGCAGGGCAGGGCATCGCGTTGGTCAGCCTCGTGCTCGTGGCGGAGGAGCTGGCCAGCGGGGCGCTCGTGCGACCCTTCGGGCCGGAGTTGGAGGGCTTCGCGTATCACCTCGTCCACCTGGACACGCCACGCCACACCGAGCGGCTGGGCCCCGTGCGTCAGTGGTTGCTCGCCGAAGCCAAGGCGCTCGAGGCGCGGGCGCAAGGCGTCCGGCGCACGGTGAGCAAGCGGACCCGCCGGCGTTGA
- a CDS encoding RidA family protein produces MPVTLLNPDGLPKTEVYRQVAITTGTRQVHVAGQVSCDAHGQLIARGDLTGQVAQACRNVALALSSAGATFKDVVRLTFYVVDWKPERMSELLAGLEQVTQEVRLEPAPASLIGVSALFAPDFLVEIEATAVLD; encoded by the coding sequence ATGCCCGTCACCCTCCTCAATCCCGATGGACTCCCGAAGACCGAGGTCTACCGGCAGGTGGCCATCACCACTGGCACCCGCCAGGTGCACGTCGCGGGACAGGTCTCCTGCGACGCCCACGGCCAGCTCATCGCGCGCGGGGACCTGACTGGACAGGTGGCGCAGGCCTGCCGCAACGTCGCCCTCGCCTTGTCCTCCGCTGGGGCCACGTTCAAGGACGTCGTCCGGCTCACGTTCTACGTGGTCGACTGGAAGCCGGAGCGGATGTCCGAACTGCTCGCCGGCCTCGAGCAGGTCACCCAGGAGGTGCGGCTCGAGCCCGCACCTGCCTCGTTGATTGGCGTCTCCGCGCTCTTCGCGCCGGACTTCCTCGTGGAGATTGAAGCCACCGCGGTCCTGGACTGA
- a CDS encoding helix-turn-helix transcriptional regulator, which translates to MSDLVTWRDARSAFRLLDELKQLGHDTLAWRRHLLTGLSTLVGAQVGLSAETPEGGLLAPPSHLGSVDLGWGTGSDRRAWMQVCERPEPALDPSDERIAELGVRSFTLHRRELASDRSWYKSIIFNEHYRPARVNHYLLSVLHVPEYRAMHFVFLFRAWSERPFDERERQLVGQLHGELGMLWKEASAVRLPRRLQQTLSLFQAGCGEKEVAERLGISAQTVHDYSKALHRRLKVRSRAELLARAASLPRPPRLLMQDEHLAADPA; encoded by the coding sequence ATGTCCGACCTGGTGACGTGGCGGGACGCCCGGAGCGCCTTCCGGTTGCTCGATGAGTTGAAGCAGTTGGGCCATGACACGCTGGCGTGGCGGCGGCATCTGCTCACCGGTTTGAGCACGCTCGTGGGTGCGCAGGTGGGGCTCTCGGCGGAGACACCCGAAGGGGGCCTCCTGGCGCCGCCGAGTCACCTGGGCAGCGTGGACCTGGGTTGGGGAACCGGCTCCGACCGCCGCGCCTGGATGCAGGTGTGCGAGCGGCCCGAGCCCGCGCTCGACCCGTCGGATGAGCGCATCGCGGAGTTGGGCGTGCGCTCATTCACGCTCCACCGCCGGGAGCTCGCGAGTGACCGGAGTTGGTACAAGTCGATCATCTTCAACGAGCACTACCGGCCCGCCCGGGTCAATCACTATCTCCTGTCCGTGCTCCACGTGCCCGAGTACCGGGCGATGCACTTCGTCTTCCTGTTCAGGGCCTGGTCCGAGCGGCCCTTCGACGAGCGGGAGCGGCAGCTCGTCGGACAGCTCCATGGTGAGCTGGGGATGCTTTGGAAGGAGGCGAGTGCGGTGCGGCTTCCGCGCCGGCTCCAGCAGACGCTGTCCCTGTTCCAGGCCGGCTGCGGTGAGAAGGAAGTGGCCGAGCGGCTGGGCATCAGCGCCCAGACGGTGCACGACTACAGCAAGGCGCTGCACAGGCGATTGAAGGTGCGCAGCCGCGCGGAGTTGCTCGCGCGAGCCGCATCCCTGCCTCGGCCTCCGCGCTTGTTGATGCAGGATGAACACCTCGCCGCGGACCCGGCCTGA
- a CDS encoding YciI family protein, with the protein MRFMVMHKVTEEMESGAPPEPAVMEGVGRLMGEAMQKGIFVSGEGLQPTSKRLHVTYKKGLRTITQGPFASLKERVAGFTLMCVRSKDEALAWCDKFAAAVGDVELVLGAVTEPWDLGMGPKPENAPLRFLSLHMADERSEKDLPREPWHAEKLKVLLDEMTRLGVLQVSGELASTRRGARIHFEGAAHNVIDGPFAESKELVAGYAILDLPSKAEAVEWSVRFGDVVKVREIEVRQLVT; encoded by the coding sequence ATGCGGTTCATGGTCATGCACAAGGTGACAGAGGAGATGGAGTCGGGAGCCCCGCCGGAGCCCGCGGTGATGGAAGGCGTCGGCCGTCTCATGGGAGAGGCCATGCAGAAGGGCATCTTCGTCTCGGGCGAGGGGCTCCAGCCGACGTCGAAGCGGCTGCACGTCACCTACAAGAAGGGCCTGCGCACCATCACCCAGGGGCCGTTCGCGAGCCTGAAGGAGCGCGTGGCCGGCTTCACGCTCATGTGTGTGCGGTCGAAGGACGAGGCGCTCGCGTGGTGTGACAAGTTCGCGGCCGCGGTGGGCGATGTCGAGCTGGTCCTGGGCGCCGTCACTGAGCCGTGGGACCTGGGCATGGGGCCCAAGCCGGAGAACGCGCCGCTTCGCTTCTTGTCGTTGCACATGGCGGATGAGCGCTCGGAGAAGGACCTGCCTCGGGAGCCGTGGCACGCGGAGAAGCTGAAGGTGCTCCTCGACGAGATGACCCGGCTCGGAGTCCTTCAAGTCTCGGGGGAGCTCGCGAGCACGAGGCGGGGCGCGCGCATCCACTTCGAGGGTGCGGCGCACAACGTCATCGACGGCCCGTTCGCGGAGTCGAAGGAGCTGGTCGCGGGCTATGCGATTCTCGACCTGCCGTCGAAGGCCGAGGCGGTCGAATGGTCCGTGCGCTTCGGCGACGTCGTGAAGGTTCGCGAAATCGAAGTTCGTCAGCTGGTGACGTGA
- a CDS encoding FMN-dependent NADH-azoreductase, with protein sequence MARILHIDSSARSGASGQSPHGSHTRRLSSRFVARWRTHRPGDTVVYRDVGQSPPAPVTGRWIHAAFTAPSKREPWMHDVLAQSDALVDELLGADLIVAGVPMYNFNVPAQFKAYIDNIVRVGRTFGFDRARTGDPYWPLLTEARKKLVILTSRGDFGYGRGERLEAMNHVEPSIRTAFGYMGITDVDSVAIEYDEFGGERLQRSIAHAEDQVDALVARLLHEWTPPPHLAPPTAVLTQASHGL encoded by the coding sequence ATGGCCAGAATCCTTCACATCGATTCAAGCGCCCGCTCGGGCGCGTCCGGGCAATCCCCTCACGGCTCACATACGCGCCGGCTCTCCTCCCGCTTCGTCGCACGCTGGCGCACCCACCGCCCGGGCGACACCGTCGTCTACCGGGACGTCGGGCAGTCTCCTCCCGCCCCCGTGACGGGCCGCTGGATTCATGCGGCGTTCACCGCGCCCTCGAAGCGGGAGCCGTGGATGCATGACGTGCTCGCACAGAGCGATGCCCTGGTGGATGAGCTGCTCGGCGCGGACCTCATCGTCGCGGGCGTGCCCATGTACAACTTCAACGTCCCCGCGCAGTTCAAGGCGTACATCGACAACATCGTCCGCGTGGGCCGCACCTTCGGCTTCGACCGCGCACGGACCGGAGACCCCTACTGGCCCCTGCTGACCGAGGCTCGCAAGAAGCTCGTCATCCTGACTTCACGCGGCGACTTCGGTTACGGACGCGGCGAACGGCTCGAAGCCATGAACCACGTCGAGCCGAGCATCCGCACCGCGTTCGGCTACATGGGCATCACCGACGTGGACTCCGTCGCCATCGAGTACGACGAGTTCGGTGGTGAGCGGCTCCAGCGCTCCATCGCCCACGCGGAGGACCAAGTCGACGCCCTCGTGGCCCGGCTGCTCCACGAGTGGACTCCACCTCCGCACCTCGCACCGCCCACGGCCGTACTGACACAGGCATCCCATGGGCTCTGA
- a CDS encoding endonuclease/exonuclease/phosphatase family protein, with the protein MSQSLLFAQARRLRLLWGMSPSALVLLVFLTGCPLAENYTDEEGPRYSGDYRKPASVPEEAPSSLTVVTFNLSFAEHVTEAITAFKRAPLADADIIAMQEMDAPSVDRIAQELGLAYVYYPASVQVDGDDFGNALLSRWPIIADRKLHLPHDDPYHQRRRIAVIATVDVHGTPVETVSVHNSTPIVGLGGRLDQAEAIIDAVDGSGPLQVIAGDFNTSDPGSQGQTVKLFSRRNFQWATQGVGDTVDSPIGGLPLDYVFSRGFSVLERGVDRRPAGSDHSPVWVRFAWPR; encoded by the coding sequence ATGAGTCAGTCCTTGCTGTTCGCCCAGGCCCGACGGTTGCGATTGCTTTGGGGCATGTCGCCGTCGGCGCTGGTCCTGCTGGTCTTCTTGACAGGGTGTCCGCTGGCGGAGAACTACACGGACGAGGAGGGCCCGAGGTACAGCGGAGACTACCGGAAGCCCGCCTCCGTCCCCGAGGAGGCCCCGTCCTCGCTCACCGTCGTCACCTTCAACCTCTCCTTCGCCGAGCACGTCACCGAGGCCATCACGGCCTTCAAGCGTGCTCCGCTCGCGGACGCGGACATCATCGCGATGCAGGAGATGGATGCACCCTCCGTGGACCGCATCGCCCAGGAGCTCGGGTTGGCGTATGTCTATTACCCGGCCTCCGTCCAGGTGGATGGCGACGACTTCGGCAATGCGCTGTTGAGCCGGTGGCCCATCATCGCCGACCGGAAGCTTCACCTTCCCCATGATGACCCGTACCACCAGCGCCGGCGCATCGCTGTCATCGCCACGGTGGATGTCCATGGGACTCCGGTCGAGACGGTCTCCGTGCACAACTCCACGCCCATCGTCGGGCTTGGCGGGCGGCTGGACCAGGCGGAGGCCATCATCGACGCGGTCGACGGAAGTGGGCCCTTGCAAGTGATTGCCGGTGACTTCAACACCTCCGACCCAGGCAGTCAGGGGCAGACGGTGAAGCTGTTCTCGCGTCGGAACTTCCAATGGGCCACGCAGGGCGTCGGGGACACCGTGGACTCGCCCATTGGCGGCTTGCCGCTCGACTACGTCTTCTCTCGAGGGTTCTCCGTGTTGGAGCGCGGCGTGGACAGACGCCCCGCAGGGAGTGACCACTCTCCGGTCTGGGTGCGCTTCGCATGGCCTCGGTGA